One genomic segment of Microcella indica includes these proteins:
- a CDS encoding AAA family ATPase → MTDASTVSASRDRVAGHLVGREREIELTLAAVAAGRDIVLEGPPGTSKTTMLRAITNEWGIPLMFVEGNADLTPAKLVGHHNPSRVLREDYSPDNFVPGPLTEAMQTGGFLYIEEFNRAPDDTLNTLLTAMADRRLAIPRVGMIEALPTFRVIASMNPYDNVGTTKLSSSITDRLNRLSVDYQDAPAEESIVRLRAKPTSAIADRLVGDAVAVTRATREHPYIRQGSSVRGAIDLVAVAEQLAGLRSIASSDHERYTELVYDAMVVALSGRIHIDEAVDITPEAVLREIWEDRFVLEPAMAKPG, encoded by the coding sequence GTGACCGACGCCTCCACCGTCTCGGCGAGCCGTGACCGGGTCGCCGGGCACCTCGTCGGCCGCGAGCGTGAGATCGAACTCACGCTCGCGGCCGTCGCGGCCGGACGCGACATCGTGCTCGAAGGGCCCCCCGGCACGAGCAAGACGACGATGTTGCGGGCGATCACCAACGAATGGGGCATTCCGCTCATGTTCGTCGAGGGCAACGCCGATCTGACGCCAGCCAAGCTCGTCGGGCACCACAACCCTTCGCGCGTGCTGCGCGAGGACTACTCGCCCGACAACTTCGTGCCGGGCCCGCTTACCGAGGCGATGCAGACGGGCGGGTTCCTCTACATCGAGGAGTTCAACCGCGCCCCCGACGACACCCTCAACACGCTGCTGACGGCGATGGCCGATCGGCGCCTCGCGATACCGCGCGTCGGCATGATCGAGGCGCTGCCAACCTTCCGGGTCATCGCGTCGATGAACCCCTACGACAACGTCGGTACGACAAAGCTGTCGTCGTCGATCACCGACCGTCTCAATCGACTGTCGGTCGACTATCAGGATGCTCCGGCGGAGGAGAGCATCGTGCGATTGCGAGCGAAGCCGACATCCGCGATCGCAGACCGGCTCGTGGGCGATGCGGTCGCGGTCACCCGGGCAACCCGTGAGCATCCGTACATCAGACAGGGTTCGAGCGTGCGCGGCGCGATCGACCTGGTCGCCGTCGCTGAGCAGCTCGCGGGCCTGCGCTCGATCGCAAGCTCCGACCACGAGCGGTACACCGAGCTCGTCTACGACGCCATGGTTGTCGCGCTGTCGGGTCGCATCCACATTGATGAGGCCGTCGACATCACGCCCGAGGCTGTGCTCCGCGAGATTTGGGAAGACCGTTTCGTGCTCGAGCCGGCGATGGCCAAGCCGGGATGA
- a CDS encoding vWA domain-containing protein, which produces MVFRSRPGSRPGHAKQRPGGSAEGFTDEVAELVPIEASGTLDPAVRALARQIASRLMIPRPKKDSRSQRGSGAFASVPYRRGSDEIDLDKTIEMLAEKPVPDDEDIIVRERVRTRRALVLVVDVSGSMKGERIRTAAAIVGALAGELSNDDLALIAFWSDAAVLQTFGQHQSSDRLLDLLTSIPARGLTNVGFPLELAAKELRKRPAQDARVLLLSDCVHNAGPDPRPIAARLPRLDVVLDLSGEHDLELARELTRAGRGAMQTVLTHRDVATALTRIFTT; this is translated from the coding sequence ATGGTGTTCCGCTCGCGGCCGGGAAGCCGACCGGGGCACGCGAAGCAGCGCCCGGGCGGCTCGGCCGAAGGCTTCACCGACGAGGTCGCCGAACTCGTGCCGATCGAGGCGTCGGGCACGCTCGACCCCGCGGTGCGAGCGCTCGCGCGGCAGATCGCCTCGCGTCTCATGATTCCGCGACCGAAGAAAGACTCGCGCTCGCAGCGGGGGTCGGGGGCGTTCGCCAGTGTGCCCTACCGGCGCGGCAGCGACGAGATCGATCTCGACAAGACCATCGAGATGCTCGCCGAGAAGCCGGTGCCCGACGACGAAGACATCATCGTGCGCGAGCGGGTGCGCACGCGCCGGGCACTCGTGCTCGTCGTCGATGTCTCGGGATCGATGAAAGGCGAGCGCATCCGCACCGCGGCCGCGATCGTCGGCGCCCTTGCGGGAGAATTGTCGAACGACGACCTGGCGCTCATCGCATTCTGGTCAGACGCGGCCGTGCTGCAGACCTTTGGCCAGCACCAGAGCTCCGACCGGCTGCTCGACTTGCTGACGAGCATCCCTGCTCGAGGGCTGACGAATGTCGGATTCCCCCTCGAGCTCGCGGCGAAAGAGCTGCGCAAGCGGCCCGCGCAAGACGCCCGGGTGCTGCTGCTCTCCGACTGCGTGCACAACGCAGGGCCCGACCCGCGCCCGATCGCAGCGCGGCTGCCGCGACTCGATGTGGTGTTGGATCTCAGCGGCGAGCACGACCTCGAGCTCGCCCGAGAACTGACCCGAGCCGGACGAGGGGCGATGCAGACCGTGCTCACCCACCGCGATGTCGCGACCGCGCTGACCCGCATCTTCACGACTTGA
- the mftD gene encoding pre-mycofactocin synthase MftD (MftD, an enzyme found in the mycofactocin biosynthesis locus, performs an oxidative deamination of 3-amino-5-[(p-hydroxyphenyl)methyl]-4,4-dimethyl-2-pyrrolidinone (AHDP). The resulting compound, now called pre-mycofactocin (PMFT), is a biologically active redox cofactor that can oxidize the non-exchangeable NADH of TIGR03971 family SDR-type oxidoreductases.) — MSRNAWFETVAEAQRRAKKRLPGPVYAALIAGSEKGVSLDDNIAAYSELGFAARIADHHAVRDLSTSVMGIDISLPVIISPTGVQAVHPEGEVAVARAAANRGTIMGLSSFASKPVEDVVAANANTLFQVYWSGERDEMIHRIERAKAAGAKGLIATLDWSFSNGRDWGSPQIPERLTLGAAMNFAPHALPRIPWLWSFAKTFKIPDLKAPNLKPRAGGEPPTFFGAYGEWMSTPPPTWDDVQWLREQWGGPFMLKGIGRVDDAKRAIDIGATTISVSNHGGNNLDTIPAPIRMLPGIVDAVGDQVEVVLDGGVRRGGDVVKAVALGAKAVMIGRAYLWGLAANGQAGVENVLDIMRGGIDSAVLGLGRGALSELERDDIYVPDDFERER, encoded by the coding sequence ATGAGTAGGAACGCCTGGTTCGAGACCGTCGCCGAAGCACAACGTCGCGCCAAGAAGCGACTGCCTGGTCCCGTCTATGCCGCCCTCATCGCCGGCTCGGAGAAAGGCGTCTCTCTCGACGACAACATTGCGGCGTACAGCGAGCTGGGGTTCGCCGCTCGCATTGCCGATCATCACGCGGTGCGCGACCTGTCGACCTCGGTCATGGGCATCGACATCTCTCTGCCCGTCATCATCTCGCCGACCGGCGTGCAGGCGGTGCACCCCGAGGGCGAGGTCGCGGTGGCACGCGCTGCGGCCAACCGCGGAACGATCATGGGCTTGAGCTCGTTCGCGTCGAAGCCGGTCGAAGACGTCGTCGCGGCGAACGCCAACACTCTCTTCCAGGTCTACTGGAGCGGCGAGCGCGACGAGATGATCCACCGCATCGAGCGGGCCAAGGCGGCCGGCGCCAAGGGCCTCATCGCAACGCTCGACTGGTCGTTCTCGAACGGTCGTGACTGGGGCAGTCCGCAGATTCCGGAGCGACTCACGCTCGGCGCCGCCATGAACTTCGCCCCGCACGCGCTGCCGCGCATCCCGTGGTTGTGGTCGTTCGCGAAGACCTTCAAGATTCCCGATCTCAAGGCGCCGAACCTCAAGCCCCGAGCAGGCGGCGAGCCTCCCACGTTCTTCGGGGCGTACGGCGAGTGGATGTCGACCCCGCCTCCGACGTGGGACGACGTGCAATGGTTGCGCGAGCAGTGGGGCGGCCCCTTCATGCTCAAGGGCATCGGCCGCGTCGACGACGCAAAGCGGGCCATCGACATCGGTGCGACGACCATCTCGGTCTCGAACCACGGCGGCAACAACCTCGACACGATTCCGGCGCCGATCCGCATGCTGCCGGGCATTGTCGACGCTGTCGGCGACCAGGTCGAGGTCGTGCTCGACGGCGGCGTTCGGCGCGGCGGCGACGTCGTGAAAGCTGTGGCGCTCGGGGCGAAGGCCGTCATGATTGGGCGCGCCTACCTCTGGGGCCTCGCGGCCAACGGGCAGGCCGGCGTCGAGAACGTGCTCGACATCATGCGCGGCGGCATCGACTCGGCCGTGCTCGGCCTCGGCCGCGGCGCGTTGAGCGAACTCGAGCGCGACGACATCTACGTGCCCGACGATTTCGAACGAGAGCGCTGA